The stretch of DNA TCGTCACCGCCTGGGTGGTTATTTCAATAAGGGATTTGACAACGGATATGTACTGGAAACGACCGGCGATATCGATTATGGTTTCAGTAATAAGGATGTGAAAGGGAAATTGGGAGTTGGACTTACCTACAATCCCATTCGTTTTATGCGAACCTTTGTGCGCGTGGGCGATTATTACGATATGATCAATAATTACGCTTCGGCTTCCACTTTTTTTTCGCGCAGTAATTATGCCCGGAATAAAATGTTCAGCATTTCGCAGCGGATGGAAATAGTAAATGGATTGTATGGGGAATTGACCTATGAATTCAATGATCAGATTCCGATTACGGGATTAAAAATGGATTCATGGTCGCAAGATCTTTTTGATACCTTGAACAATCCTACTGCTTTCGATCGCTATACAAAAAGTGAATTCAGGTTGCAGTTGACTTACCGTATTCGTCAGCAATACACCATTCGCAAAGGCAGAAAGATTGTGTTCACCAATAAATACCCGGAAATAAATTTCATTTATCGCAAAGGTGTACCGGGAATGCTGAACAGTGAAGTGAATTTCGATTACATTGAAATCGGCGCAAAACACGAGGGAAAAATTGCGCGATTGGGAACCTTTAAATGGAACATCCAGGCAGGCTCATTTGTAAATCGTCAGAATTTGCGCGTACTCGAATACAAATATTTCAGGGGCTCCGACCAATGGATTTTTTCCGACCCCTTAAAATCATTTCAACTGCTGGGTCCGAGTTTAAGCACCGCCACCGCTTATTTCCGCGCCAATATCATTCACCATTTCGATGGGGTTATTCTAAGTAAAGTTCCGGTGATTAACTGGTTTAAAATAAACCTGGCTGCAGGTGGAGGAACCTTGTTGATGCCCGAAGAAAAATTTGCACATGCAGAAGCATTCGGCGGAATAGAGCGTGCCATTCGTATCCGCAAACAAATTATTCGCCTCGGCGCTTATGCGGTTACTTCCGTAAATACAGAAAACCAGGGCGATTTTCATTTGAAATTCGGAATCAGTTTCTTTAATCCATTCAGCGGAAAGTACGATTATTGATTGAGGACTACCTCATTAGGTCTTCTCCCTTTTTATCCCTATCTTTGTGGGGAAATAGGAAATTGTTTTTCCTGCCGGTAGATCAGCGCTTCGCTTTACTTTCAGCACTACAGCTTCCTGGCCGATTAAGGAGATGCCTTAATCACGTTTAACCAATGATTTTAAAATGACATTTCAACAATTGTCGCTGAGCAATGAATTGCTTCGCGCGCTCGAGGATAAGAAGTATTCTCAACCAACACCCATTCAACAACAATCCATTCCCGTTATTTTCCAGGGCAAAGACATTTTCGGTATGGCCCAAACCGGAACCGGAAAAACCGCTGCCTTCGCACTTCCCATTCTGCAAAAACTGGCTGCGAACAAAGAAATGCTATCAGGCAAACGAGCCATCCGCTCGCTGATACTTGCACCCACGCGCGAACTTGCTCTTCAGATTCACGAAAACTTTATCGATTACGGTAAATATTTACCTATCCGCACAGCAGTGATTTTCGGTGGTGTTTCACAAAAACCTCAAACCGATAAATTGCGCAATGGGGTAGATGTGTTAATTGCAACACCCGGACGATTACTCGATTTAATTCAGCAAGGATTTATAAAATTAAATAAAGTCGAAATTTTTGTGCTCGACGAAGCCGATCGCATGTTGGATATGGGTTTCATTGCCGATATCCGCAGAATTCTACCCATGCTTCCGGCTCAAAAACAAACCTTGTTTTTTAGTGCTACCGCAGAAAAAGAAATTAAAAAACTGGCCGATTCCATTCTGAAACAACCACAAACCATTTCCACCACACCGGTTTCCACTCCCGCACAAACTGTTCAGCAATCGGTTTACTTCGTAATGAAAGAAAGTAAACCCAAATTACTGATGCATTTGCTTCAGGACAAAGACATCGATCACACCCTCATTTTTACCCGCACAAAACACGGTGCAAACAAGGTTGAAAAGGCATTAAATAAAGGCGGAATTAAAGCGGTGGCCATCCATGGTAACAAATCTCAGAATGCGCGTCAAAATGCCTTAAATGGCTTTAAAGACCGTTCTGTGCAAGTGCTGGTGGCAACCGATATTGCATCGCGCGGAATTGATGTGGACCGTTTGTCGCACGTCATCAATTACGATATTCCCAATGAACCGGAGACTTATGTCCACCGTATCGGTCGTACTGGTCGGGCCGGTAACGAGGGCGAAGCAATTTCATTTTGCGATGCCGAAGAAGTGGAATACCTGAACCGGATAGAAAAATTAATTCAGAAACCCATTCAGGTGGTGGGCGGACACCCCTTCGAAATGTTTGTGGACCGCAGCGCACCCCTTTCCGTTGCGCCATCCTCACAGCGAAAACCACAGCCTAAACCCAATAAAAATAAATCGGGTAAAAAACCATTCTGGAAGAAAAAGAAGAGCACCGGGGTGAGGAAGTGATTCCATTGCCCCCCTCTGCCGGGTTTAAAGTTATTAACAGGTATTGAAAACCTGTTGAGGCATTTAGTCCCGAAATCATTATTTTTGGCCTTCTACACATTAAAAGCTAGTAGGGATGAATTTAACAGGCATCATTTCAATTTCAGGTAAACCCGGACTTTACAGGGTTGTTTCTCAGGGAAAAAACACCTTAATCGTGGAAGGTATTCACGATGGAAAGCGTTTTCCTGCATTCTCGGCTAACAAAATTTCAGCGCTGAGTGATATTAGTATTTTCACAACCGACGAAGACGTTCCGCTGGGTGAAGTGATCCAGAAAATTTGGGACAAAGAAAACGGTGGCGCATGTATCGATGCGAAGGAAGATGCGAATGCAATGCATAATTATTTCGTAGCTGTTCTGCCGAATTACGATAAAGAACGTGTTTACAACAGCGATCTGAAAAAATTATTTGCATGGTACAACCTGCTGCAAGGTTCAGGTACTTTAGCAAAAATTGTAGAGGAAACAGCCAAGGCTGAAGCCGAAAGCAAAGCAGCGGAAGCGAAGCCGAAGAAAAAAGCGGCGGCGAAAGATGCGGTTGCCGAAGAGGAAAAACCGGCAAAAGAAGCGAAAGCGAAAAAAGCACCGGCCAAAGCTGCTGCCGATAAAAAGGAACCGAAAAAGAAAACTGCGGCTCCAAAAGCAAAAGCGG from Flavobacteriales bacterium encodes:
- a CDS encoding DUF5606 domain-containing protein, with the translated sequence MNLTGIISISGKPGLYRVVSQGKNTLIVEGIHDGKRFPAFSANKISALSDISIFTTDEDVPLGEVIQKIWDKENGGACIDAKEDANAMHNYFVAVLPNYDKERVYNSDLKKLFAWYNLLQGSGTLAKIVEETAKAEAESKAAEAKPKKKAAAKDAVAEEEKPAKEAKAKKAPAKAAADKKEPKKKTAAPKAKAESKAKTSVRTTTVKRGA
- a CDS encoding DEAD/DEAH box helicase, with product MTFQQLSLSNELLRALEDKKYSQPTPIQQQSIPVIFQGKDIFGMAQTGTGKTAAFALPILQKLAANKEMLSGKRAIRSLILAPTRELALQIHENFIDYGKYLPIRTAVIFGGVSQKPQTDKLRNGVDVLIATPGRLLDLIQQGFIKLNKVEIFVLDEADRMLDMGFIADIRRILPMLPAQKQTLFFSATAEKEIKKLADSILKQPQTISTTPVSTPAQTVQQSVYFVMKESKPKLLMHLLQDKDIDHTLIFTRTKHGANKVEKALNKGGIKAVAIHGNKSQNARQNALNGFKDRSVQVLVATDIASRGIDVDRLSHVINYDIPNEPETYVHRIGRTGRAGNEGEAISFCDAEEVEYLNRIEKLIQKPIQVVGGHPFEMFVDRSAPLSVAPSSQRKPQPKPNKNKSGKKPFWKKKKSTGVRK